Proteins encoded in a region of the Ignavibacteriales bacterium genome:
- a CDS encoding family 20 glycosylhydrolase produces MRFPKRVLVLALVLCSFSLVTSGQQHAMPVPRIIPTPQHFIRKNLQFALTKGTAIVLESNSRQDRFAALQINEELARWKSRALPVTDAKELRQLPAKFIFVGNAVSQTGRRLLSERKGTLPPEMAEEGYFLDVDAKGVVILAASDRGRFYGVMTLLQLMRREKNSVVIDGATVTDFPLYKQRGISDDISRGQVSTLANFKKIIRFLARYKMNTFSPYIEDMFTFKNHPLIGRGRGALTAAELRELDAYAGQYHVTTAPIFQTLGHAENLLAIPEYLGYAEYPGGRTLNVSDEKTYTLLDEMIGEIAGSYSGPYFNMAADETRDVGLGASKERVAKLGLPKVLADHYTRVAAIIRKYGKTPMIYGDIILKNPEILQMIPKDIVIVDWNYDPQYQYDTPGLLKRAGFPVVVSPAVRNYRGPFLDFLNSFENIQRFSRAGYDEKTEGLLISSWNDYGGEELRELNYYGYAWGAECAWQPLKPDVASFSEAFFRYFFGTHETESVRAAYAILSSPSNNYTWYELWRNPMLPFMPPAPLKGHSAVIMERLQSIESTMPLVISLLKKAETVVHDNNDHLRYLDFVARLNLWFSKKVQVGEKVRELSRWASSSPRKDSVAAAIVSLCESVIGDLKPLSLEFDRLWKISNRPEGLEYLLMRHDRQKAFWQEKVDQVKSGVFWVEPEIESSWIYHADVKTGSQPPARVQQAYFRKTFSVPKGTKSATIQLIGDTYVKLAVNGHEAGEVYVRRSNSISAEHQRIKIFNILPLLTDSVNVLTAEARDYSVAGSSGLNIYGELRFADGSIQKITSDTTWKVSASVGSQWKTVSFDDSLWPHAVVKPYPYAVDRPDFATGRASWIEQ; encoded by the coding sequence ATGAGATTTCCTAAAAGAGTGCTGGTGCTGGCGTTGGTACTATGCTCGTTCTCTCTGGTGACGAGTGGGCAGCAGCATGCCATGCCGGTGCCCCGTATCATCCCAACACCTCAGCACTTCATCCGGAAGAATCTGCAGTTCGCTCTTACCAAGGGAACGGCGATTGTTTTGGAGTCGAATTCGCGGCAGGACCGTTTTGCGGCGTTGCAGATCAACGAAGAACTCGCGCGGTGGAAATCCCGGGCGTTGCCTGTGACGGATGCGAAGGAATTGCGGCAACTCCCCGCGAAGTTCATTTTCGTGGGCAATGCTGTATCTCAGACCGGCCGGCGACTCTTGAGCGAGCGCAAGGGAACGCTGCCTCCGGAAATGGCGGAAGAAGGCTACTTCCTTGATGTTGATGCGAAGGGAGTTGTCATCCTTGCTGCGTCGGATCGAGGGAGGTTCTACGGAGTGATGACGTTGCTGCAACTGATGCGGCGTGAAAAGAACTCCGTCGTGATTGACGGTGCAACTGTAACTGATTTCCCCCTCTATAAGCAGCGCGGCATTTCTGACGACATAAGCCGCGGGCAGGTCTCAACCCTCGCGAACTTCAAGAAGATCATCCGTTTCCTTGCACGGTACAAGATGAACACGTTCTCACCGTACATAGAAGACATGTTTACATTCAAGAACCATCCGTTGATTGGCAGAGGCAGAGGAGCATTGACTGCCGCTGAATTGAGAGAACTGGATGCGTATGCCGGGCAGTATCACGTCACAACAGCCCCTATTTTCCAAACTCTCGGCCATGCCGAAAACCTGTTGGCGATTCCTGAATACCTCGGCTACGCAGAATACCCGGGCGGGAGGACGCTCAACGTTTCGGATGAGAAGACCTACACGCTGCTCGATGAGATGATCGGCGAGATTGCCGGCTCCTACAGCGGTCCCTATTTCAATATGGCGGCAGATGAGACACGCGACGTCGGTCTTGGGGCGAGCAAAGAGCGTGTAGCGAAACTTGGATTGCCGAAAGTGCTGGCCGATCATTACACGCGTGTGGCAGCCATCATCCGGAAATACGGCAAAACGCCGATGATCTATGGCGACATTATTCTCAAGAATCCTGAAATCCTTCAGATGATTCCGAAAGACATCGTCATCGTGGACTGGAACTACGATCCACAGTATCAGTATGACACTCCGGGTCTGCTGAAGCGTGCCGGTTTCCCGGTTGTGGTTTCCCCGGCTGTGCGCAACTACCGCGGCCCGTTCCTCGATTTCCTGAATTCGTTTGAGAACATTCAACGCTTCAGCCGGGCCGGATACGATGAGAAGACAGAAGGTCTGCTGATCTCGAGCTGGAATGATTACGGCGGTGAGGAGCTTCGTGAGTTGAACTACTATGGCTACGCCTGGGGAGCTGAATGCGCATGGCAGCCTTTGAAACCTGATGTCGCATCGTTCAGTGAAGCGTTCTTCAGGTATTTCTTTGGGACACATGAGACAGAATCCGTCCGGGCGGCCTATGCGATTCTCTCCAGCCCCTCCAACAATTACACCTGGTATGAACTGTGGCGCAATCCTATGCTGCCGTTCATGCCGCCGGCCCCGCTCAAGGGGCATTCGGCCGTTATTATGGAGCGGCTTCAGAGCATTGAATCGACAATGCCGCTCGTCATTTCTCTTCTGAAGAAAGCGGAAACCGTTGTACACGACAACAATGATCATCTCAGATATTTGGATTTCGTCGCCCGATTGAATCTCTGGTTTTCGAAAAAAGTGCAGGTGGGGGAGAAGGTGCGGGAGTTGAGCCGGTGGGCTTCCTCATCGCCGCGGAAGGATTCGGTGGCGGCTGCCATCGTTTCTCTGTGTGAAAGTGTCATTGGTGATCTCAAGCCACTCAGTCTCGAGTTCGATCGGCTGTGGAAAATATCGAACAGGCCCGAGGGATTGGAGTATCTGCTCATGCGCCACGACCGCCAGAAGGCTTTCTGGCAGGAGAAGGTCGATCAGGTGAAAAGCGGTGTGTTTTGGGTGGAGCCTGAGATTGAAAGCTCCTGGATATATCATGCCGACGTGAAAACGGGTTCGCAGCCGCCGGCACGCGTTCAGCAAGCGTACTTCCGGAAGACGTTTTCCGTTCCGAAAGGGACAAAGTCCGCCACCATTCAGCTCATCGGCGATACGTATGTGAAATTGGCGGTAAACGGTCACGAGGCAGGTGAAGTATATGTGAGGAGGTCCAACTCGATCAGCGCAGAGCACCAGAGGATCAAGATATTCAACATACTGCCTCTTCTGACCGATTCGGTGAATGTCCTCACGGCAGAGGCCCGGGATTATTCGGTTGCTGGTTCATCCGGTTTGAACATCTACGGCGAGCTGCGCTTTGCCGATGGATCAATACAGAAGATCACAAGCGATACAACATGGAAGGTGTCAGCTTCCGTTGGCTCCCAATGGAAAACCGTTTCATTTGACGACTCGTTATGGCCGCATGCCGTCGTGAAACCGTATCCATACGCCGTTGATCGTCCCGACTTCGCGACCGGGCGGGCGTCGTGGATTGAGCAGTAG
- a CDS encoding glycoside hydrolase family 127 protein, translating into MRFTAAAMICLTMAGTVIAQEKYPAKEEILQAIRECARYGSEVLLDENGKSRCDYSIMDGKWFDYEPAWHTGQLINGLVEAYKVTKDEKWLAAAKKAGDWWVGLEIKDHPKLKGMVRAIHGDGIDFIVCATVTDGTPGLFNLYRVTKEKKYADVPTGAGEWMLQNFYLPKEGMLYDMADPKTGEVLKENSPFWPDKKKQTLNEVARVNNEGSIYKDMYEYTGNEKYKTVFLNLCRSLVEKQGPEGLWMQFSPNDASKGSFHPRFNLWNAESLIEGFVLTGDKSFLQAALKTLKFYTKYQKKDGTIYYENNLDGSSNQNSVSGSTVAMAGLLWIRLQQLGVGDEFKENIERTAKWIIANRFASDHPDKNLAGATMNIRTRSKGGKLYLTQRDLGTSFSLRFLAAYHNYRYGGE; encoded by the coding sequence ATGCGATTTACAGCCGCAGCAATGATTTGTTTGACGATGGCAGGAACTGTTATTGCCCAGGAGAAGTATCCAGCCAAAGAAGAGATCCTCCAGGCGATCCGTGAATGCGCACGGTACGGATCTGAGGTGCTTCTCGATGAGAACGGGAAATCACGATGTGATTACAGCATCATGGATGGGAAATGGTTCGACTATGAACCGGCCTGGCATACGGGTCAGCTCATTAACGGTTTGGTGGAAGCGTACAAGGTGACGAAAGACGAGAAGTGGCTGGCAGCCGCGAAGAAGGCAGGCGATTGGTGGGTCGGCCTGGAAATCAAAGATCATCCGAAGCTCAAAGGGATGGTGCGTGCAATTCATGGTGATGGGATAGATTTCATCGTTTGCGCGACCGTCACCGATGGCACGCCGGGACTTTTCAATCTGTACCGCGTCACGAAGGAAAAAAAATACGCCGACGTTCCCACGGGTGCCGGTGAATGGATGCTGCAGAACTTCTACCTTCCCAAAGAAGGAATGCTGTATGACATGGCGGATCCGAAGACCGGCGAAGTGCTGAAGGAGAACAGCCCGTTCTGGCCTGACAAGAAGAAACAGACGCTGAATGAAGTCGCCCGGGTGAACAACGAGGGGTCCATCTACAAGGACATGTACGAATACACGGGCAATGAGAAGTACAAGACGGTGTTTCTCAATCTGTGCCGGAGCCTGGTGGAAAAACAGGGGCCCGAAGGTCTCTGGATGCAGTTCTCGCCGAACGATGCTTCAAAAGGGAGCTTCCATCCGAGGTTCAACTTGTGGAATGCGGAATCGCTTATCGAAGGCTTCGTGTTGACCGGGGACAAATCGTTCCTCCAGGCTGCCCTGAAAACATTGAAGTTCTACACGAAGTACCAGAAGAAAGACGGAACGATCTATTACGAGAATAATCTCGATGGCAGCTCCAACCAGAATTCTGTCAGCGGTTCAACCGTCGCTATGGCGGGACTGCTCTGGATCAGGCTGCAGCAGCTCGGAGTTGGAGACGAGTTCAAAGAGAACATTGAGCGAACAGCGAAGTGGATCATAGCAAATCGGTTTGCATCCGATCACCCGGACAAGAATCTCGCAGGCGCGACAATGAACATCCGGACACGCAGCAAAGGGGGAAAACTCTATCTGACGCAACGAGACCTCGGGACTTCCTTCAGCCTGAGATTCCTCGCAGCCTACCATAACTATCGGTACGGGGGCGAGTAA
- a CDS encoding glycoside hydrolase family 88 protein gives MTRWASYVGGICCIALVSTSGQVATKPSAERAARAIIDRVMHETAFEFQSVPLKPTLDIQVLDFGSLFGSASKGVAFAMSSILAESDTTMAFGLSRDLPLTIRLNGATVYSANKSASFAFHEIGYELFRFNDTIRLPLKRGENLILIKAGLSAGRNVAYLRELARPGLRPSTSFDLAHVDPVFKGKPWTFIGVFVNTRGNPLADSLPPESGYKSTYSYGGADLSWRFPAQRMVQDFRIKPDATYRRESYAEWQYPNGTVMLSLLDFASAARDTSVSSFVRACCSFTLDNFELFKSQYERLHAFRGANHKLIRSGMLDDTGAPALPFVELLLRTHDQRLQPLVADVATYVSKGQVRLQDGTLCRYEKYPGTVWADDLFMSAPYLMRMGLVTGDRQYFDDAAQQVVRFNKYLLDKKTGLYRHGWYDLEKRQASVSWGRANGWVIWATSEVLRFLPESHPLRTGIVNIYRNHLKALVSYQASSGLWHQVLDRPDSYEETSCTAMYLIGIARGLRSGILDSSFVGPMEKAWTGLQSRISSDGIVRDICRGTEMSEDLEYYFKRERFDNDPRGLGAVISACTEMMQFGKRETTK, from the coding sequence ATGACTCGCTGGGCATCATATGTCGGCGGGATCTGCTGTATCGCACTCGTATCTACATCCGGGCAGGTTGCGACAAAACCATCAGCCGAACGGGCCGCTCGCGCAATCATCGACCGGGTTATGCACGAGACTGCCTTCGAGTTTCAATCAGTTCCGCTCAAGCCCACGCTGGACATACAGGTCCTGGATTTTGGCAGCCTTTTCGGTTCCGCGTCCAAAGGTGTTGCGTTCGCCATGAGCTCAATCCTGGCGGAGAGCGATACGACGATGGCGTTCGGACTGAGTCGTGACCTGCCGTTGACGATCAGGCTGAATGGCGCGACCGTCTATTCCGCCAACAAGTCCGCCTCGTTCGCGTTCCATGAGATCGGCTACGAGCTTTTTCGGTTCAATGACACGATACGTCTGCCGCTGAAAAGAGGAGAAAACCTTATTCTCATCAAAGCCGGGCTCTCCGCCGGACGCAATGTGGCTTATCTCAGAGAGCTTGCGAGGCCTGGACTGAGGCCTTCGACCAGTTTCGACCTCGCGCATGTTGATCCGGTTTTCAAGGGAAAGCCATGGACGTTTATCGGAGTGTTCGTGAATACCAGAGGAAATCCGTTGGCCGACTCTCTTCCACCGGAGTCGGGATACAAAAGCACCTACTCATACGGCGGTGCTGATTTGTCCTGGCGCTTCCCAGCGCAGCGGATGGTACAAGATTTCCGCATTAAGCCTGATGCTACTTACCGCCGGGAATCGTATGCGGAATGGCAATACCCGAACGGAACAGTGATGCTCTCACTGCTGGACTTCGCCTCCGCCGCCAGGGACACTTCTGTAAGCTCGTTTGTCAGGGCTTGCTGTTCGTTCACTCTCGACAATTTCGAACTGTTCAAGAGTCAGTACGAGCGGCTCCATGCATTCAGAGGGGCCAATCACAAGCTCATCAGGAGCGGTATGCTGGACGATACGGGGGCCCCGGCACTGCCGTTTGTGGAGCTTCTGCTTCGAACGCACGATCAGCGTCTGCAACCTCTCGTCGCCGATGTCGCAACGTATGTCTCCAAAGGCCAGGTCCGACTTCAAGACGGAACATTATGCCGGTACGAAAAATATCCCGGCACGGTATGGGCGGATGATCTCTTTATGAGCGCTCCGTACCTGATGCGTATGGGTCTCGTTACCGGCGACAGGCAGTATTTTGACGATGCTGCACAGCAGGTGGTCAGGTTCAACAAGTATTTGCTCGACAAGAAGACCGGCCTCTACAGGCATGGATGGTACGATCTCGAGAAACGGCAGGCATCGGTTTCGTGGGGGCGGGCGAACGGTTGGGTGATCTGGGCGACATCGGAGGTTCTCAGGTTTCTTCCGGAATCGCACCCGCTGCGGACCGGGATCGTCAACATCTATCGCAATCATCTGAAAGCTCTTGTGTCCTATCAGGCATCGTCTGGTTTGTGGCACCAGGTGCTGGACCGTCCCGATTCCTACGAAGAGACTTCCTGTACCGCAATGTACCTGATCGGTATTGCAAGGGGGCTCCGCTCCGGGATTCTCGATTCAAGTTTTGTTGGACCCATGGAGAAGGCCTGGACGGGATTGCAGTCCCGCATCAGCAGCGACGGAATCGTGAGGGACATATGCCGCGGCACGGAAATGAGCGAGGATCTTGAATACTATTTCAAGAGGGAGCGGTTCGACAATGATCCGCGCGGTCTGGGTGCCGTGATATCCGCCTGCACGGAAATGATGCAATTCGGCAAAAGGGAAACGACAAAGTGA
- a CDS encoding glucosamine-6-phosphate deaminase yields MAYREKSFESVKVHIYDSRDEMGKAAAAHVVGLIRQVLKEKGTANVVFAAAPSQNEFLSYLTKSSDVDWSRVVGFHMDEYIGLPATSDQFFSLYLQNHLFSKVGMKQVHILDSQAVDPAKECERYAALLRENPTDIGCMGIGENGHIAFNDPPVADFADKYLVKIAELDEPCRQQQVNDGCFPTIQDVPPRALTLTIPALMSAQYLSVVAPSDRKARAVRESMLGPVTTKVPASVLRRHARVSLFIDEHAASFL; encoded by the coding sequence ATGGCATATCGAGAGAAATCATTTGAAAGCGTGAAGGTGCACATTTACGACAGTCGCGACGAGATGGGCAAAGCTGCAGCGGCACATGTGGTGGGGCTCATACGCCAGGTGCTGAAAGAAAAAGGAACGGCAAACGTGGTATTTGCCGCCGCCCCTTCTCAAAACGAATTCCTTTCGTATTTGACCAAGTCCAGCGATGTGGATTGGTCTCGCGTGGTCGGGTTTCACATGGACGAGTACATCGGCCTGCCTGCAACCTCAGATCAGTTCTTCAGCCTCTATCTGCAGAATCACCTTTTTTCAAAAGTCGGGATGAAGCAGGTGCACATACTTGATTCTCAGGCCGTCGATCCGGCAAAGGAATGTGAACGCTATGCGGCCCTGTTGCGTGAGAACCCTACCGACATCGGCTGCATGGGAATAGGCGAAAACGGGCATATAGCGTTCAATGACCCGCCAGTCGCTGACTTCGCTGACAAGTACCTGGTGAAAATTGCGGAGTTGGACGAACCATGTCGCCAGCAACAAGTCAACGACGGGTGCTTTCCCACCATCCAGGACGTGCCTCCGCGCGCCCTGACACTCACCATCCCTGCTTTGATGTCCGCGCAGTACCTGAGCGTGGTGGCACCCTCGGACCGTAAGGCGCGTGCTGTGCGTGAGTCGATGCTCGGTCCGGTGACGACGAAGGTGCCCGCGTCGGTTTTGCGCCGCCACGCTCGAGTTTCGCTGTTCATCGATGAACATGCGGCCTCGTTCTTGTAG
- a CDS encoding alkaline phosphatase family protein, giving the protein MKKHVIHTLLSFLILVSFGQASEVPKLIVLISIDQMRADHLERYAKEYSAGFRRLTTEGVWYSNAGLGYANTSTAPGHATMATGVYPWKSGIVGNSFIDRKANRRVYSVEDSTAMPVEGEGGKRSPNNLLTTAVGDWLKGASKRSRVVSISYKDRPAVLMGGKKADYAFWYDRTNGHMVTSTYYTSALPEWARGFNAGNWVERNLPAVWTKLKADSVYGRYGPDAMEGEYLWDGSTSFPHAFTPAKRFSQAFDSPYGNTMLLDFARVALRGEQLGKRGVTDLLCVSLSSTDNIGSMFGSNSHEMIDNLIRLDLAIDTFLTELASAYGRDNLLVLLVGDHGVMPLPEYVTTVEHKFARRFDNKKEIQQKLRQLDSLLRIELKAPETVVKEGFINYSLMNEAGADPRVIERRVRDVVLSVDGVADVYFCTELLDPKTPQRLFLEAYRHSLYPGRVPDFFIRDCENCLVTDAKTGTSHGSPYSYDAHVPLVFWGAHYAAKRIDRPVHTVDIAPTLAKILNIQAPSGLDGVILEEFGNK; this is encoded by the coding sequence TTGAAAAAACATGTAATTCACACTTTGCTTTCCTTTCTTATACTCGTTTCGTTCGGACAGGCTTCGGAAGTTCCGAAGCTGATCGTCCTTATTTCCATAGATCAAATGCGGGCGGATCACCTGGAGCGGTACGCGAAAGAATATTCCGCGGGATTCAGGCGGCTGACCACAGAGGGAGTGTGGTACTCGAATGCCGGCCTGGGCTATGCGAATACCTCCACAGCCCCCGGCCATGCTACGATGGCGACAGGTGTCTATCCGTGGAAGAGCGGGATCGTGGGAAACAGTTTCATCGACAGAAAAGCCAACCGAAGGGTGTATTCTGTTGAAGATTCCACCGCGATGCCGGTGGAAGGTGAAGGCGGAAAGAGATCCCCCAACAATTTGTTGACGACGGCTGTTGGCGACTGGCTGAAAGGGGCATCAAAGCGGTCGAGAGTCGTTTCCATTTCGTACAAGGACCGGCCCGCAGTCCTTATGGGGGGCAAGAAAGCGGATTATGCTTTTTGGTATGACCGGACGAACGGGCATATGGTGACTTCTACGTACTATACAAGCGCTCTTCCGGAATGGGCAAGAGGTTTCAATGCGGGCAATTGGGTTGAAAGGAACCTTCCCGCTGTGTGGACCAAACTCAAAGCTGACTCTGTCTACGGACGATACGGTCCCGATGCCATGGAGGGAGAATACCTTTGGGACGGAAGCACAAGTTTCCCGCATGCGTTCACACCGGCCAAGAGGTTCAGCCAAGCATTCGATTCACCGTATGGGAATACGATGCTGCTCGATTTTGCCCGCGTGGCATTGCGCGGCGAACAACTCGGCAAGCGTGGGGTCACCGACCTGCTCTGCGTTTCCCTTTCTTCCACTGACAACATTGGCAGCATGTTTGGGTCCAATAGCCACGAAATGATCGACAACCTTATTCGACTCGATCTGGCTATAGATACGTTCCTTACCGAGCTCGCTTCCGCGTATGGGAGGGACAACCTGCTCGTTCTCCTCGTAGGAGATCACGGTGTGATGCCTCTTCCGGAATATGTCACGACTGTCGAGCACAAATTCGCCAGGCGTTTCGACAACAAGAAAGAGATTCAGCAAAAACTGAGGCAGCTCGATTCGTTGCTACGCATCGAACTGAAAGCCCCGGAGACGGTTGTCAAGGAGGGGTTCATCAACTATTCATTGATGAACGAGGCAGGTGCTGATCCGCGGGTAATCGAACGAAGGGTGCGCGATGTCGTTCTGAGCGTTGACGGAGTTGCGGATGTGTATTTCTGCACCGAGCTGCTTGATCCCAAAACGCCTCAGCGCCTGTTCCTGGAGGCATATCGCCACAGTCTATATCCGGGCCGGGTCCCGGATTTCTTCATTCGCGATTGTGAAAACTGTCTCGTCACTGATGCGAAAACGGGGACGTCCCATGGATCTCCCTACTCCTACGATGCCCATGTACCGCTCGTATTCTGGGGAGCGCACTATGCAGCCAAGAGAATCGATCGCCCGGTTCACACGGTGGACATTGCTCCGACGCTTGCAAAGATCCTCAATATTCAGGCTCCATCGGGGCTTGACGGAGTAATCCTTGAAGAGTTCGGAAACAAGTAG
- a CDS encoding oligogalacturonate lyase family protein — MFSVLITATVMAQPGKIFPAEWREFPSLVTDYTVVQLTTDKAEDIRLYFYNDGIVPAANSVVFSSTRTGRDNLFLINLNDGHITQVTDGRRIQGGSAVISIQKNEVYYFDSGALCATDLSTFKSRKLGYAIPAGYATSSSLTITDDGEWLGIGIVESTNSGKKYPTDFDRMRAKMDSRPWSEILLVRTSSGEVRKVHREKQWISHVMVHPQNPNLVSYCHEGPWEIVDQRLWFVNADGSDNHPVRVEARTEDRVGHEYWFPDGKRMGYQVSTDWPRKGIGILDIATGHYKEYYNATDRHTEVNYGCDLFVGDGRAEIPWINLYTISGDSLVCRHVFRHDDDFKRSMDDPHPSFLAKSADILFTSNRDGNTNVYLLRKKK; from the coding sequence TTGTTCTCTGTATTGATCACAGCCACTGTGATGGCTCAACCAGGCAAAATATTCCCCGCCGAATGGAGGGAATTCCCTTCGCTTGTGACAGACTATACGGTGGTGCAGCTCACCACCGACAAGGCAGAAGATATTCGGCTGTATTTCTACAACGACGGGATTGTCCCGGCCGCTAATTCTGTTGTATTTTCCTCCACACGAACCGGACGCGACAATCTGTTCCTGATCAATCTCAATGACGGACATATCACGCAGGTCACCGACGGTCGGCGTATTCAGGGTGGAAGTGCCGTAATTTCTATCCAGAAGAATGAAGTATACTACTTCGATTCAGGAGCCCTCTGTGCGACAGACCTGTCGACATTCAAATCCAGGAAACTTGGCTACGCGATACCCGCAGGCTATGCGACATCCTCAAGCCTGACGATCACGGATGATGGCGAGTGGCTCGGGATCGGGATTGTGGAATCAACGAACAGCGGCAAGAAGTACCCCACCGATTTTGATCGCATGAGAGCGAAAATGGACTCGCGTCCCTGGAGCGAGATTTTGCTCGTACGAACAAGCAGCGGCGAGGTGCGAAAGGTGCACAGAGAGAAGCAGTGGATCAGCCATGTCATGGTCCATCCGCAGAATCCGAATCTAGTCAGCTATTGCCATGAAGGGCCCTGGGAAATCGTCGATCAACGGCTGTGGTTTGTCAACGCAGACGGATCTGACAACCATCCCGTTCGAGTTGAAGCACGGACAGAGGACCGGGTCGGCCATGAATACTGGTTCCCAGATGGGAAACGCATGGGTTATCAGGTCTCCACCGACTGGCCGCGCAAGGGGATCGGGATCCTCGATATCGCTACAGGGCATTACAAGGAATACTACAATGCGACCGACCGGCACACAGAGGTGAACTACGGCTGCGATCTGTTTGTCGGGGACGGGAGGGCGGAGATTCCGTGGATCAATCTCTATACGATCTCGGGAGATTCACTTGTCTGCAGGCATGTTTTCCGGCACGATGATGATTTCAAGCGAAGTATGGACGATCCGCATCCGTCGTTTCTGGCAAAGTCGGCTGATATTCTCTTCACGAGCAACCGTGACGGGAACACAAATGTATATCTGCTTCGAAAGAAGAAGTAG